The DNA window CATATGTATAAACCTGAAAAACTTGAGTCTCAAGACAAGTCCTTGAACCCTTTATTTAAGCTAACTTCAAAAATCTAGTCTTCCATGTTGATCAACACTACAAACTTCATAAAATGAAAAACCCCAACCAGAAGCTATGAGCACTAGAAACTAGACAATAATTGAAGAGAACAGCTAAAATAACAAGAAACCAATAAGAAAAATAGTTGCCAACAGAGAGAAAATTATACAGTATTGgtgaatttttctttaattgtgGCATTGTATAAATATACATTTTGCATcagtataattattttttatagcaAATACTTTAGTTTTTGCAAGCATTTACATGATTTGTGAATACACAAATCATTTTACATTTTAGAAAGAATTACATATATGATGTACAATTCAAAAATGGAAAGAGGCTGACTAACCACTTGTCATATTGTTATCTGTAGCTCTCCTTCAAGAATTTCGCGAAAATAGATGTGCATTCATGCCTAGCTTCAGAATCATTTCTTTTTAAGAAAACCACTCTTAGAAAGAAGCCTTGATAAAAATCCCCTACTGTTATCCGAGTCCTTTGCTTTGACATTGCTGAGGTTGCTTATGAGAGACCAATGTGTCTCAAAGTCAGGCTCATAACCACTGTCCTGCATAGCTTGCATGAGATATGATGCCTTCCCAAGATTCTTTTCGTTGCGATAACTCTTAATTACAGCACCATACATTTCTCTGGTCGGAGTTTCGCCTCTTCGAATCATGGCTGATAGTAACTGTTCTGCCTGTTCTGTCCTCCCATCTTGACAGAAGCTGTCAACAAGCATCTCCATTGTGTCGATTCTTGGTGCAAGACTTCGATTCAACATCTCAGAGTAAAAATCCAAAGCATCATTCAGTTCATTTCGTGCACAAAATGCACGAATTATAGAATCATAACTGAGGGAAGATGGAATGTTACTTTTCTTCACCATTATGTTCAAAAGATGAACTGCCTTGTTCAATCTTCCATTTTGGCAAAAACACTTGATAAGGTAATCATAATTGATATTATCGGGAGTCAGAGATTCCGCTTCCATCCTGTCCAAAAACGTTTCGGCTTCTTGTATCTTCCCACAAGAAAGAAAGCTCTCTGTAATAGTTGTTTGAACGACAGAATCATGTGTCCAGCCTCTTACTCTCATGTCTTGACTCAATTCTAAGGCCTTCTGCAGTTCCCCGGCGTCACACAAGCTGCTTATTACCTTTCTCAAGCTGCGCTTGCTTGGTTTAAGTCCCTTCGAAATCATGGTAGTAAGATAATGCAGAGCACTAGACACATCTTTACAGTGCCAGAAACCATACACAAGAAAATCATAACTGACTTCATCGAGTataatcttcttctcttccattTCGGTTAGAATTTTCTCAACAATGAAACTGTTTCCGGCAGACAGAAGATGGAAAACAAGAATGTTATATATGATAAGGTCATCAAGTGGACATTGAGCAAGAACGAGGTTCTTTAAGCTCAGAGCAAATTGTACTCTACCCTTCATGCACATCAATTGGACCAAGTGTTTGTAACTTGAGTGCGACAGCTCCAAATTCTTTCTTATTGCAGCACCAAGAAGCTCATCCACTTTCCTCAAATCCTTACCTTGGCAGTGACCCTGAATAAGGATGTTACAAAGTTTACCATCCGGAATTAGACCGTTGCACAACATATCCCGGAACAAGGTGTCAGCTTTCCTAATGTTTCCCATCTTACAAAATCCGTGTATCAATGCACAATGAACATCATGAGAAAAGGATGGCTGCTCTTTTACAATGATATCTTTTAATGCAATAGCTTTTTCATGTCTATCAGCTTTACACAATTGAGGGATTAACAAGACTGAAACATCCAAACAGGGATGCAAATTTCTATCTAGCATATCGTCCAACAGCATAAAGGCTAGAGAAAATTTCCCCTCATTGCAAAGGCCTCTGATAAGTTTATTGTATCTAGCACGATCCAACATGAAACAATGTGGTAGCTCTTCTAACACTAGAAGTGCAACATTTGAAAGACCTGTGGTAGAAAGCACTTCTAAAAATACATGACATATATCTAACCTTAGTGAAGGGTATGATAGCAGCATGACCTCAAGAAGTTGTAATGCTTTCCCAAGCATTTTCCGATGGCAAATAGAGACAAGAAGTTGTTTGaattctgccaatcctggcgacCATTGATTTCTACAAGCATTGTTCCAGTAATAATTAAGCTCCTTCATATTTCCTTTCTTCCATAAAGTTAATAATATGGCAGTATATATCTCATTCTTGAtgtgaattttgttttcaaacatTTCATCCAACAAAGCTTTTGCTTTGCATAGCAAGCCCTTCTTGATGTATGCCTGTACAACCAAATTAAGAGTTTCCGAGTCAAGTTTATTTGCAGACCGTGGAATGCTGCCCAGAATATTGACCACTGATTTGATTTGTGACCGAGATGAACAAAGTTGTTTCACTAACATTGAAAAGTCTGGCAGCAACAGCTCTTGCCCCCAACGAAGCATTTCTTCAACCAAAACAAATGCCCTTTTCAAGTTATTATTGCTACACTCCTTCCTGACAGATGAACTAAATTTCGGTACCATGGATTCTTCAAGAATGTGAGCAATGTGGTTCTCATACTCATCAACATCTGTATCCAAGTAAAGTCCATTTCCAATATCATCATAGAACTCTGTATTTGAAAGTTTCCTGTCATTGTCTCGTTTCAACCTCACGTTCAAAGGGTTAAATCCCAAAACGGTAAATGCCCTGGAAAGTGGATTCTCCATTGACGAAAGTTCAATAAAACCACCACTATCCATCTCATGAATCAAACTTTTCACTAGATCAAACCGTCTAGACCTACAATACCCCGCTATAAGTACTCTGAAGGTGGAAATATCAGGCGGCGTCCCCCTATCCATCATCTCATCAAGAATGTGACGAGCATGCTCTAACAGGCCTACTTGAAACAACCCACTTATAAGAGCGTTATAAGTATATATGCGCGGCACCAAGCCTTCTGATAGCATAAGAGACAAATAATTCATAGAGTTTTTCATGTTCCCTTCGCGACAACTCCAACCAATTAATATCCCATATGTTACTTCATCAAGTTTAAAGCCTATGTTTTCAAGTTCTTGCATGAAAAATCCTGCCATTTTTACATTATAGCTGCTGCACAAAGAATTTATAACTCTATTGGCAGCCACTACACTCGGGACACGCTTTACTTCGACAAAGAAACTAAGCAAATCATTGAAGTCCTTCTTCTCACAGTATGCAAAAGCAATCTCATCGAAAACGAAGCGACTAACCTCAGGATTGAAAGGCAACACCTTCTTGACAATGTTCCTTGCTTCCAGAATCTTTCCATTGCCACAAAGTAGTATCACCAAATTCTCCAACGTTTTCACCTCAGCACAATTCAATTTGCCACAGAAATCCAGCATATCAACTGAAACCCTGAATGCAAGCTCTGTTCTCTTCATTCTCACCAAAAGATCAACAAGAACATGGTAACACAACCTTAAAGGAATCATACCGCGACCCCTCATAAAATCATACACAAAAACAGACCTTTCTAATTCTTTCATGTCAACATACCCTTCAATCAGATAACTGAAAATCTCATGATTATCCAATGAAATTCCTTCACCCTCCAATTCAAATAACAAGCCATCAGCTTCTCTAAGCATCCCAACCTGCACAAGCAATGATGCCATGACCTCATAAGAGCACAAGAGATTCTTGAAACCCATGTTTCTCTCACCACACAATTTGAAAATCTGCCACAAAGACCTAACCTTTTCGACATGAACCCCAACTCTGGCACACTCAGATTGATAACCAACCAATAATTGAAGCACATTTTGAGGATCCAACTGAGGAAGCTTCCAGAACTTCCTGGTAATTTCAGGGATGACAGTGGACACATCCAAAAGAAGGTCCTTCAGGGAAGGTTTGGTATGATTATTTGAAAGGGAACACTTGGACAAAATGGAACCAGCGAGGCCGTGAAAATCAACCGTTGATACGTGTAGTTGGGTGTTTTGGGTTGTTGAGGTGACGGAGGAGCGTGAAGGTGGTGGTGATGAAGAAAAGAAGTAAGAAAAGAAGCGGTTCAAGTGTGGGTGGCGGCGGTGTCGGAgagtggagagagagagaggagcaTTCAAATTTGATGGCATTGACAGTGGTAATGGTAGCGCCGTCAGAGGGCGACCGATTTGGTGCTCCCTATTACTCTTGGAGCACCAAAGTTCGAAATTAGATCTCACCAGTTTTTTTAACACTTAAAAGAATAAAGTatgattttttactattaattttataaatagaatcaaaattaaatataaaaaagaaaataatgaagaataaaaaattacaattgacATCATCCAATCTTTTTTTACTGAAAAAGATTTACTCCCCCACTCCAGAGCTCCATTTgtcatttttttgaaaatagttttttttttctttatggaCTTCacaaatcaataattaatttatggtGAAAATTCAAGTACAGTTGACTTTATGTGAAATTAATAGTCAATAgtcgttaaataaaaatttagtcaaattagttaAATCATCTAACGGGTCTTAATTATTAACTTTTCGCACCTTAATTTTCACCTTAATtcattacaaattaaaattctatttaaagATTTACagttaaacaaaaaatagttacatattatatatacaaaataatatttaaattcttaCCATTTATATAAATAGATTAATAAACTAactattatattaatataaaattcttttatttttagctcgacaaatcaataattaaattattgtgGATCGAAGctctattaaaaatttgtacttgactaataaattattaaatatataaaataatattcgaatttcaaaatttatttaaatggaATAATAAGTTAATTACTGTAGTTTATATTAATCTAAGGttctttttgttaatttaaactaaatttGGGTTAACTCTTCttctgtttttttgtttttggtaaggaactcttcttctattttgttCATGTGTGTTTTTGTTCATAATAAAGAGTCTGGATTCGTCCACCATTCCATCATTACTTCTTCTACCATATGTGTACAACCTctgaacaaaaacaaaattgcGTATATTACCAAAAAATTGCGTACAACCATTATTTGTGTACAATCatttatgaaataataaatcACAATAATATTTCCAGTCCAAAAACATCACAATAATATTTACGGTCCATTTAACGTAAATATAACTAAGATCCATTGTGAGACACCAAAAAAAACTAAGATCCACCATCCATTGTTTCCATCACTTTCTCACACAATGTCTATGCTTTCATCAACCCTGTTACAGGTTACAACGGGTTGGGAAACCTTGGGATTCTTTTTAAGAATCAAAATTCTTTTCGGTGctttagtataaaaatattatttgaaattCAGTTCACAAAAGATTCAATTCCTTCCAAGATTCTCAAAGAAAATTGGATcaattctaattatattctcATATTTATAAtctcaaaaattgaaaaaggaaaaatgggaatgaattttttcatatttttatcatCAATCCCGCTATATTATCAATAGTATTTCTGCCAACTTCtgtcaactcttatttataactGTGTTTAATGGAAGTGTTTTtgtggatgtgtctaataaaaatatttttttatgactttATTTAACAaaagtgtctttatagatatattttttggatgtgtgtctttatatatatgtttaaaatataataattaattattattaacaataagTTGACAGATAATAGGTTGGTACCTATATTTTTCCTAAATTCTTTGATTTGGAGTTTGTTATAAGGTAATTatgatcttttaaatttgaatttgaaagatcGCTGTAGTGAAAAAGCAGAGCATGCGCAGAGTGAGTCCGGGATAGTCCATAAAAATTACGAGAATGCTTTGATTGATGTGGATTAAGAATTTTGGGCCTTTCACCTAGGTCCAGAACAATGTCCCCAAACCCAGTGAGTTGTGCTGTTAAGAGACGTTACGTTTTGAAAACTCATCATGTAGATAGTAGAGCTTCACTTAGCTTGATACCTTAAGATCGTTTGATTGGTTGGATGCTTCTAGACCTTCTGATGCCTGCTACTCACACTTCTCGAGATGAGATATCAATTGACTTTAATGAGGTTTTAATTCCCAAATAATGGGAAATGACCATTTTTTCCCTAGTCAATTCATCCTTTCTCGCACTTTTGGGGGGAAAGTATATAAACTTCaaaaatctttcttttttattgcatatttcttcttccttttataTCTTGTGATGGGTTCCTGCTGTAACTTGCTGGTGTCACTTTTGTGTTGTCATTCTCCTTCCTCGCCCATCATTGTTtccttgtatgcttccttcttTTTCCTTTATCATTCTACTCATATTGCGGTTGCTTTTTGGCTTTCGAAGAtacttcacttatcctagttTCTACTCCTGGAGCTATAGCTATGGGTTTGTTTAGtcttttctctttttagttGGTGAACTTAGTTGATAGATtaggtaaaaaaattatttcattgtGTCCTTAGTGTAGAATAGAGTTTTGTTGGCATAGATGTTTAAGCTGATGGTAGTGGCGGTGCCCCTATTATAGGTATAGCAAGAAGAAGGCTGAAACCTATTGTCTCCTGAGAACCTGTGTTCCCCGACTTGGGCGTCCCAGATCGATATCATTGGTGCACGCCCGATGCGACGAGGACACCTTTACCTTTAAGCAATGATGACCTTCAAAGACTCCGTGATGATAGAGCTATCTGTGGCATGGTACGATGGAGGAGCAATATGAGATTTTCCTCCCAGGGGCTCAGGAGTGAGTGTGCTACATTAATTTAAAGGCCCTACGGGTTCTCAACTCGATGTGAGTCTATAAGTCCATATTCATGGTACTGGGGATTGGATTCCCTTTTTTTCTACAATTGTACAATCTTTCTTAAATTAGTGCTCCATGACTCCCTCAAAGATGGGCTTGTGTCATTGTAAGCCAAGGTAGCCTCAAAGTTTTCATGTACCATTCCAATAATCTTATCGTCAGTCTAATACTTTATAGTTAGGTATCTCGCGAAGACCACTGCATAAAAATCATTAATGGTctttcttcctaggatgatgttAGGATGATGTTATAGCCACGAATTCGGACATAACTACTTTCTTTTTACTATCGGCTCCAATGGAGATTGGTAGCCTGATGGCATCATCAGGCTTGATGAAAAGGTCGCCTAAGTCAACGATTCCAGGTTGGTAACTCACGAGAGTTGCATCTTTTAACCCCCAAAGTGTCAAAAGCATCTCGAAAGAGGATATTTGAATCAATTCTTGTGTCTAACAAGATGCGTTTGACGAGCCCAATTCCTACTCTAGATGTTATGACCATCGAGAGATCTTCATCCGGGTTGCCGTGTATGCAATCTTGAGGACTAAAGGTGACTTTAGGGGTATTTGAGCTTCTTAAGTTTTCACTAAAAGGACCTTTAAGTCCTTTTTCAATAAGTCCTTCCAATCACCATATTTACTACGATGGTGGGATCCAAGTCGGGTTCGTCTTGTGTATATGGCTTTACACCTCTAGGATTATGCCCTTCATTATTGTCAGGCAATTTGTCTCGCTCAATTCTCTTAGGCTCATGTATGAACTTTACGAATgagtttttcttctcttttggcCTGTTCTAGAGCATCTTTAAGATCAAAGCAATCTTATGTTAGTCATAGTACAAGCTTTTGTTTACCTTCGTACTAACCTTGTGTTGCCTAGGTTTCGGAAGGACGACTCTATCGGCGATTCGTTGATATACTACTGTGATTAAGGTCGTTAATGGTGTGTGGTTCGTGAACTTGCCTATTTGGGGTGGTCCAGGAGATTTGGGTGCTTGCTCTTTTTGGCTTTCCTTATGAGATGAAAAGTTGTTGTGTTTGCAAGGCGATTGGTTAGCGGCATGCTATTTATCGGTAGCTATTACCAGATTAACTTTTTCGTCATTAATGTATCCGCTAGAGATATTCTTAGATGGGATTGGTGGTCAAGTGTTTTCAGAGTCTTTATTGGTTTGCCCGTTTGTCAAACACAAACTGGCTACCGAATCTATGAGATCGTCAATCTCGATGACTTCGTCTTTGAATCTATTTAGGTACTTTCTGGTGAAATCACTACTTCGGTGCGTGACCCCTAAGAAGTTGATTGGGTGTTTAGCTTTGAAAATTTGGGTCATGAACTGCACTAAACACTTCCACGAGATATCCGtgaatgttgaaattgatccttgGGTAAAGAAGGTGAACCCTTTTATCACTAGAGCGGCTGAGGATGTGCAACATCGAACTGTATCGACAGCCCCTTCAAAATTTATTCTAGCTTCAAATCTCCTAATATTCTCTTGAGGATCCTTTATGCCATTGTATCGTATGTCCATGGGCTTGTCAAAATTCTTTGACAAATAGACCTTTAGGATTCTAGCATCAATGGGAGTAGCTCCCGTGATAACTGGCTGGTTAGGCTGTCTACTTTTCTCTACTAGTAATCGCTCTCTTGCTTCATGATTCCAAGCTCAGGGACTTAACTTGGCGACCTACCATTCTCATTGTGTTAGCGATTTTGGCGATGATTAGCATCGTTACACCTTATACATCGGCCTATATATATGTTGTGTTGGAGATTGAGAATGTAAACTCCTTTGAGGTCCAGTCTTGTGTGAGCCTTGTGAATTGGTTCTGGTTGGTAGCAATCTAGTACCGCAACCCCCTTTCTAAATTTTGTACTTGATGCCTAAGCTCCTGGATGATACAAGCACTATTTTTTTCAGTTCCTCCGAAAGGCCTATGATTGGAAGACTGGAGCATATTCCTACTTTAGTTTTCTTGCTAGCATGGGGTTACCTTAGTGTGCACTATGCTCGATATACACCCACCATTAAGGTCTCTATAGTTTTGTTGGAGATGTGTTCCTCGTTATCTTTGGACTGATTTTGAGAATGTTTGAGATCTGAATCCATCGCTCATCAAAGGCCACAGTTCCCACAAACAGCACTAATGTTTGTATGTATTTTATTGATAGAGTTGATAGAGACCGACGACCAAGTGACAAGGATGGTTGAAGACAAGCCCCAATAGAAAAGGTGATATTTGCTATGATACTCTGACGCTCAAGTTAGTAGGAGTTCAACAAGGTAAAATGAGAACTAGGGTGTGTTTGGGAGAACTTGAAACTCCTTTTTATGTAGGAAGAATTCGGATTGATACAGATTTCTTAGTTTAGGATTTGTTATAAGGTAGTTAGGatcttttgaatttgaaagattGTTGTGGTAAAAAAAGAGTGTACGCACTGAGTGAGTCTAGGTTGGACCGTAAGAATCACAAAAATGCTCTGGTCATTGTGGATTaagaatttttagtttttaggtCAAGTTCAGAATACTATTTAATATCTTCTCTCATATTTTTCTCATGATCTCACTtaacaaaagagagaaaaaattaaaaaaaaaatctatttccaAAAAGTTATTATACAACCTTCCTCGTTACAAATGAAAGCCACCACCTCTCAATGCCCCTCACCACCGTCTCATCAGCCAAGAATCTCGACACCACCATGAGATTGAAAACCATTCATGCGAGACCTTCCTTCTTACTAATATTCATCTGGCTGTCCTTAGATACATTATGaattgccaaaaaaaaaaaacataatttgaGCTCATAACAATACAAGGCAACTATCAGCCCCAACCCGAACTTCCTactctttcttgttctttcgCATGACTATCAAATTATTCTTGATTCCACTCATCATGATCATTGTTATTGGAATCTCCTTCAAGCATAATAATGCCTAATTTTTGTTAATTCCTCTGTTTGTTGACCATGTGGTGATTCATCTATTCATTTCTAAAGATGAGAATTGTGCCTAGAATTCAGTTCAACTCAATTCATTTCATTTATACTTTCCAAACACACTATTAAGTATTAAGACAAAGAATTATGCCCCTTTTCTAAACATGTATGCACGCTTTCTAAATAGCATATATAGATCGTATATCTTCTCTTTTATAATCATATCATACATTTTTTAAGTACACGAAAATAATTCACTAATTGAGTCCATAGTTTATTCATGTATTTGACTCCCatctacaattttttttttcataatcagCTAAAATTTTCTCCTAAATTCCGTTTGGTTATGAAAAGAACTAATAGTGCGTTTAGCTTGTGTTGTTTTCaatgtttgtatttttaaaattttatgagaaaaaaaaaagataaaaaaaataaaattttattgtttttattttttttacaaaattttaaaaataataaataataaaaataaaaataaaaaataaagacgCAAATTAAAAGCACTTAAATTTTCTCCTTTTCAGTAGTAAGCAATATTCTGAAAATTAGACCGAACTGGCCGGTTGGACCGGTTTAACCGAAAGAGGTGGTTGATGTAGCGGTTTTTGTTTTGGTGCATCCCCATAGCCACACATCCCAAATACACATAACACTCCATATGGACATCTATGTCCACATTTGCCACAATTAAGGATGCTCCAATTGATGTCTCTACACAAACCGAAACAACATTGCCGATTGAAGGCACACCTAATCCCACACGCCCCACAATTGTTCCTGTCAGAAACCACATTCACACAACGGTTTCCACAGCACCTGCTTCTTGGTGGAAACTCTCCATTGTTGTTGCATATCCATGGTCTCATGCGACACCCACCATAATAACTATGCCTTCTTTTCACAACTTTCTTTAGCCATGGTGATGATGAGACACTCGTGATGTCATTTTGGTTCAATGTGTTTGCCATTGAACTTCCTTCTATTTGGATCAAAGCTAGCCCCAAAATTAATGTCACTAATGTTGCTAAATTGTGTTTGTCCATCATGAACATTTAAGTTGCAAAATGGCTTAATTATGAAAGGTATATATATAGATGAAAAGGAATATAAtatgttcattttttttgtCGATAGATTGAACAGTCCTCAATCCTAGGCATTACCCATTCACGCGCACCACACTCACTCACACAATTCAGGTTCTATCACACCTAGCTACAGCTGGGAATCGAACCTGGAGATGTGGCTATATGAGGTTAACAAATAGGCCATCGGTACAAAGCCTCGCCACATAATATGTCCGTTAAGAGGCAGATATTCTCACGCGGAAAGAAATTAGAAACTTATGCTTCAATAATCTAATGGTTGcgataattaatgaatattaaataaaataaattctatctgttttttttttttttttgtctccctAACATTATCAGAAGAAATATAGAAGATCTCAACTTGATTTACATCAATATAACCCTTGTGGTTGGAAAATGCTGCTTGGCATTTTAATGAAGGCATTATGATTAATTAAGCGGGTAAATGCTGATTAGTCTTCAAAGATGCAGTAGcgttctttttcaaatttatagcttattaatctttttattttatggcCTTTTTGCGTGATGCTTATCATCTTTATTCACTTCTTTCACGAGGAGTGGATAGTAATTCACATGAAAAGGGTTTAAGTCTCTAAAAAACCAAAATACTTTaaacgaagaaaaagaaagagttaTACATTACTAGTACAACCGACCATATCCTTTTGTTACAAGAAATATACCTTTTCCTCCTAGAAATAgcataaagttttttttttctttttcatgtccAAAACTaacttttctctttttaaaaattttcacaaatattagatgacaaatatttttttgagtaaatgacacttctttttttataaaatgtttaATGACGCTCTCATcgcttttatttataaaatgtatattatTCTCTcctacaaaattaaaataatatacaccttatgaaatatataatttttcaattgaAGAAGCGTTATATATGTCAATATTTTCGCAAAGAAGAataccattttttttttaaaatagctaTATGCGAATTTCATATGatgaaattttaaaacttttaatcattatttttttaaatcatgttAAACAAAACCAGgtcatacttttttttctttattttgctaAAAACTGTGTGATTTTGATGTGTGGGTTAGTTTTGAAATCGGTTGAAACGCACGAACAAAGACAGTTGATTCAtgatttaattctttttaaaatatgaaacaagAATTTAAGTATTTGGATTTGTATGTAGCAGAATGTGTTAATGTGTTTGTTTAccaagcttttttttttttcaaaaaaattgtttgaaaaCATTGAGATACCTAATTTTCAAATAAACACCTACTATCGGAAAAGTGATTGATTTAATTAGTTGTTAAAACCTTGACCGCTAAGATATAATCAACCAATGATTTTAGAGACCAATTTTTAAGTAAGAGCTACCAAACTAATGGCAAACTAGATTTGTCGCTAAATCGGTCTTTAATAAATCGATTGCAAAATGGATATCCGTTGCTAAATTAATCGATAAATTATGATGAATGTTTCAATTGCACAATCGATCGCTAATACATTACCTATAATTTGATCTCCAGTAGCAACTAACTTGATCGCTAAATTTTTCAGTTGTTAAATTGATCGTTAACCGAAAAATGTCAAAATCGGTTGTTATTACTGTtttcctaattataaattttaactaaatgtCACATATACCactataaaaac is part of the Arachis duranensis cultivar V14167 chromosome 1, aradu.V14167.gnm2.J7QH, whole genome shotgun sequence genome and encodes:
- the LOC107482622 gene encoding pentatricopeptide repeat-containing protein At5g15280, mitochondrial produces the protein MPSNLNAPLSLSTLRHRRHPHLNRFFSYFFSSSPPPSRSSVTSTTQNTQLHVSTVDFHGLAGSILSKCSLSNNHTKPSLKDLLLDVSTVIPEITRKFWKLPQLDPQNVLQLLVGYQSECARVGVHVEKVGMLREADGLLFELEGEGISLDNHEIFSYLIEGYVDMKELERSVFVYDFMRGRGMIPLRLCYHVLVDLLVRMKRTELAFRVSVDMLDFCGKLNCAEVKTLENLVILLCGNGKILEARNIVKKVLPFNPEVSRFVFDEIAFAYCEKKDFNDLLSFFVEVKRVPSVVAANRVINSLCSSYNVKMAGFFMQELENIGFKLDEVTYGILIGWSCREGNMKNSMNYLSLMLSEGLVPRIYTYNALISGLFQVGLLEHARHILDEMMDRGTPPDISTFRVLIAGYCRSRRFDLVKSLIHEMDSGGFIELSSMENPLSRAFTVLGFNPLNVRLKRDNDRKLSNTEFYDDIGNGLYLDTDVDEYENHIAHILEESMVPKFSSSVRKECSNNNLKRAFVLVEEMLRWGQELLLPDFSMLVKQLCSSRSQIKSVVNILGSIPRSANKLDSETLNLVVQAYIKKGLLCKAKALLDEMFENKIHIKNEIYTAILLTLWKKGNMKELNYYWNNACRNQWSPGLAEFKQLLVSICHRKMLGKALQLLEVMLLSYPSLRLDICHVFLEVLSTTGLSNVALLVLEELPHCFMLDRARYNKLIRGLCNEGKFSLAFMLLDDMLDRNLHPCLDVSVLLIPQLCKADRHEKAIALKDIIVKEQPSFSHDVHCALIHGFCKMGNIRKADTLFRDMLCNGLIPDGKLCNILIQGHCQGKDLRKVDELLGAAIRKNLELSHSSYKHLVQLMCMKGRVQFALSLKNLVLAQCPLDDLIIYNILVFHLLSAGNSFIVEKILTEMEEKKIILDEVSYDFLVYGFWHCKDVSSALHYLTTMISKGLKPSKRSLRKVISSLCDAGELQKALELSQDMRVRGWTHDSVVQTTITESFLSCGKIQEAETFLDRMEAESLTPDNINYDYLIKCFCQNGRLNKAVHLLNIMVKKSNIPSSLSYDSIIRAFCARNELNDALDFYSEMLNRSLAPRIDTMEMLVDSFCQDGRTEQAEQLLSAMIRRGETPTREMYGAVIKSYRNEKNLGKASYLMQAMQDSGYEPDFETHWSLISNLSNVKAKDSDNSRGFLSRLLSKSGFLKKK